In one Candidatus Scalindua japonica genomic region, the following are encoded:
- a CDS encoding DNA adenine methylase, which produces MNYPGGKGGVYHKLINLMPPHEIYIEAHLGGGAVMRHKYPAKRNIGIEIDSEVIQMWNDKKAIDFELIHDDAVNFLRSYEFTGKELVYCDPPYLRETRKKYARIYKYEYTLEQHIKLLEVIKSLPCMVMISGYESKLYTESLKGWHSHSYKAGCHHGVATEWVWMNYPPPVELHDYRHLGNGFRERERIKKKSNRWVAKLKSMPVLERQALLSAIHATREQNE; this is translated from the coding sequence ATGAACTACCCAGGCGGAAAAGGTGGAGTATATCATAAGCTTATTAATCTAATGCCTCCCCATGAAATATACATAGAAGCGCATTTAGGTGGTGGAGCAGTAATGCGTCATAAGTATCCAGCAAAGCGTAATATTGGCATAGAGATTGACTCCGAAGTAATACAAATGTGGAATGATAAGAAAGCAATAGATTTTGAACTGATCCATGATGATGCAGTTAATTTTCTAAGAAGCTATGAGTTCACAGGTAAGGAATTGGTATATTGCGACCCTCCGTATCTTCGAGAGACAAGAAAGAAATATGCTCGGATATACAAATATGAATACACTCTGGAACAACACATCAAACTTTTAGAAGTGATAAAATCCCTGCCATGCATGGTAATGATATCCGGTTACGAATCAAAACTATATACAGAGTCTTTAAAGGGGTGGCATAGTCATTCTTATAAAGCAGGTTGCCATCATGGGGTAGCGACTGAATGGGTATGGATGAACTATCCTCCACCGGTAGAACTACACGACTATCGTCATTTGGGCAACGGCTTTCGAGAACGTGAACGAATAAAGAAGAAGTCAAACCGATGGGTTGCCAAACTTAAATCAATGCCTGTTTTGGAACGTCAGGCTTTACTCTCAGCCATACATGCCACCAGGGAACAAAACGAATAA
- a CDS encoding IS66 family transposase — translation MIWRVCQSQREFNILSNEKSYWKAQFERSKKKNAELIKENEILKAKLALREKQLFGRKGEKGNKNGPEKGDKKGKRGQRKGTKGHGRRSHKGLPVVEKEYDLAEDEKYCKKCGLSFNEFPGTEDSEEVEYEVLIYRKVHKRRRYTPTCSCNCNPGIITAKGPDKLISGGGYAISFWIKVFLDKYRWQTPTNRLREELEKFQLFVSQGSITGGFQFISGLLKPIEDEIINKNKTETHWHCDETRWTPIFTVSEIIIIIPKIFLFPTLYIFYPFAYFFAS, via the coding sequence GTGATTTGGCGTGTATGTCAGTCCCAAAGGGAATTCAATATCCTTTCAAATGAAAAATCTTACTGGAAAGCCCAGTTTGAAAGGAGTAAAAAGAAAAATGCAGAATTAATCAAAGAAAATGAAATCCTTAAAGCCAAGTTGGCTTTAAGAGAGAAACAGCTTTTCGGCAGAAAGGGAGAAAAAGGAAATAAAAACGGTCCCGAGAAGGGCGATAAAAAAGGCAAGCGAGGGCAAAGGAAAGGAACAAAAGGACATGGCAGGCGAAGCCACAAAGGCTTACCGGTTGTAGAAAAAGAATATGATTTAGCTGAAGATGAAAAGTATTGTAAAAAATGCGGACTTTCCTTCAATGAATTTCCCGGTACAGAAGATTCCGAAGAGGTGGAATATGAAGTTCTAATTTATCGTAAAGTACATAAAAGAAGAAGATACACTCCTACATGCAGTTGTAACTGCAACCCTGGTATTATTACAGCAAAAGGGCCGGATAAGCTTATATCGGGAGGTGGCTACGCAATATCTTTTTGGATAAAAGTGTTTTTAGATAAATATCGTTGGCAGACGCCAACTAATAGATTGAGAGAGGAGTTGGAGAAGTTTCAATTATTTGTCTCACAGGGATCCATTACCGGAGGGTTTCAATTTATTTCCGGTTTGCTAAAACCCATTGAAGATGAAATTATTAATAAAAACAAAACAGAGACCCATTGGCATTGCGATGAGACCCGTTGGACACCGATTTTCACAGTCTCTGAAATAATCATAATAATTCCCAAAATTTTTCTGTTTCCAACACTGTATATTTTCTACCCCTTTGCTTATTTTTTTGCATCTTGA
- a CDS encoding protein rep — MCKCTVKNEKKSSFVTVKNSWRLRALFRIEKLIREVDQDSRAKRMGICGNTIFVKVKKTDPTNILYEPQLRCKDRVCPVCNAYRASILSRKVEELGKDMVNPHLLTVTANDQNRFSLKTAFQCYKASMRLLKREKTWWKKYIRGGVEHVEVTYNEGTGWHVHSHMLVDLAIDRKVENMCLTDNGYFLDPLKKDLEHVLMKVGLGTISDIRPVTEGYGKEISKYSMKFGLDIEDDRLKEIIVDMKGKRMVSKFGNCFGRKKEDDTSSEDMEELTPEEEDQYETLGTIEEVVHLSFQKSGVNSKLVKYALEAVRIGLIEIVSNEMVIRKSQEAFLNVDLVTT, encoded by the coding sequence ATGTGTAAATGTACCGTGAAGAATGAGAAGAAATCTAGCTTTGTTACCGTTAAAAATAGCTGGAGGTTAAGAGCTTTATTTCGCATTGAAAAGCTTATTCGTGAAGTTGACCAGGACTCCAGAGCTAAAAGGATGGGTATATGTGGAAATACTATTTTCGTGAAAGTTAAGAAAACAGACCCAACCAATATTTTGTATGAACCGCAATTGCGTTGTAAAGACAGAGTTTGTCCTGTGTGTAATGCATATCGTGCTTCGATTCTTTCTCGCAAGGTCGAAGAGCTGGGTAAGGATATGGTAAATCCTCATCTTTTAACCGTTACTGCAAATGATCAGAATAGGTTTAGTTTGAAAACGGCTTTCCAATGTTACAAGGCATCAATGAGACTTCTAAAGCGTGAAAAGACATGGTGGAAAAAGTATATCCGGGGAGGAGTTGAACACGTAGAGGTCACGTACAACGAGGGAACTGGCTGGCATGTTCATTCACATATGCTCGTTGATCTGGCTATAGATCGTAAAGTTGAAAATATGTGTCTTACAGACAATGGTTATTTTCTAGACCCACTAAAAAAAGACCTTGAGCATGTTCTCATGAAAGTTGGACTTGGCACAATTTCAGATATCAGACCTGTAACTGAAGGGTATGGAAAAGAGATATCAAAGTACTCTATGAAATTTGGTCTTGATATTGAAGATGACAGGCTTAAAGAGATTATTGTTGATATGAAGGGAAAGAGAATGGTTTCAAAGTTTGGAAACTGTTTTGGACGCAAGAAGGAGGACGATACGAGCAGCGAAGATATGGAAGAACTTACACCTGAAGAGGAAGATCAGTACGAGACGTTAGGAACTATAGAGGAAGTCGTTCATCTGAGTTTTCAAAAGTCTGGTGTTAACAGCAAATTGGTCAAGTATGCTCTTGAAGCCGTAAGGATTGGATTAATTGAAATAGTATCTAATGAAATGGTAATTCGTAAGTCTCAAGAGGCTTTTTTAAATGTGGATTTGGTAACTACCTGA
- a CDS encoding transposase: MKECLDLVEYFKNPPSQRQKQYDAIRAIVLEKQSVEMVAKKYHYKRSTIYALLRDAKARKIELFPVVQKGPQHKRTPSDVQKKIIAYRKQRLSTPDIQFRLTQDGIDLSVSTVERILKQAGFGKLKRRTNKELGKTRDGKIIAERTQELNFTELEKFHVDCPSVGVFFFIPYILESGILDLIKECKLPESSDIGATQACLSMLLLKLIGGKRLSHIGSYDKEPGLGVFAGLNILPKPTYMCTYSCRCSEQQLMDLQQKVVSLFHKKYPVFYGNGFINLDFHSIPHHGDESEMEKVWCGAKGKTMKGANTIFASDGISNAIVYTRADVLRREEANEINKFVEYWKSIKENVAETLVFDCKFTTYRILDDLTQRKVKFVTLRKRYARLIKETRELPRGVWKKIYVPIPKRKYKRVSVYESQLRLKDCKNSFRQIIVKDHGRSEPTFILTNNTELPLQSILEVYAKRWRIENKLAQLVAFFNLNALSSPLMIRIHFDILWSMIADTFYHRLANDLRRFENNLAPTIFKKFIDVPGRVVYDGNKFLIKIRKRSHTPVLLGVEKLQSPFHVPWLNGKTIEIIWTA, encoded by the coding sequence ATGAAAGAATGCCTTGACCTTGTAGAATATTTTAAAAACCCTCCTTCACAACGACAGAAACAGTACGATGCCATACGTGCTATTGTCCTTGAAAAGCAATCAGTTGAAATGGTTGCAAAAAAATATCATTACAAACGCAGCACGATCTACGCTTTGCTAAGAGATGCAAAAGCGAGAAAAATAGAACTTTTTCCTGTTGTGCAAAAAGGACCACAGCACAAACGAACTCCCTCTGACGTGCAGAAAAAAATCATTGCCTATAGAAAACAAAGGCTTTCAACCCCTGATATTCAATTCCGTTTAACACAAGATGGCATTGATTTGTCAGTAAGCACAGTAGAGCGTATTTTAAAACAAGCCGGCTTTGGCAAGTTAAAGCGTAGAACGAACAAGGAGCTCGGAAAGACTCGTGATGGAAAGATCATAGCGGAACGCACGCAAGAGTTAAATTTTACTGAGCTTGAGAAATTCCATGTTGACTGTCCCAGTGTGGGGGTATTCTTTTTTATCCCCTATATTTTAGAATCCGGCATACTGGATTTAATAAAAGAGTGTAAACTACCCGAATCAAGCGATATTGGAGCAACTCAAGCCTGTTTATCAATGTTACTTCTCAAATTAATAGGCGGCAAACGGCTCAGCCATATTGGCTCTTATGATAAAGAACCGGGGTTAGGGGTTTTTGCCGGGTTAAACATCCTCCCGAAACCTACGTATATGTGTACATACTCTTGTCGTTGTTCTGAACAACAGTTAATGGACTTACAACAAAAAGTCGTATCGCTTTTTCATAAAAAGTATCCTGTATTTTATGGAAACGGGTTCATTAATCTGGATTTTCACTCAATCCCACATCATGGAGATGAATCAGAAATGGAAAAGGTTTGGTGCGGAGCGAAAGGCAAAACGATGAAAGGGGCTAATACAATTTTTGCTTCTGATGGTATTAGCAATGCCATTGTGTATACGAGGGCAGATGTATTACGCAGGGAAGAGGCCAATGAGATTAATAAATTTGTAGAGTACTGGAAAAGCATAAAAGAGAATGTTGCGGAAACACTGGTTTTCGATTGTAAATTTACAACATATAGGATACTCGATGATCTGACACAGAGGAAGGTGAAGTTTGTAACTCTGCGGAAACGTTATGCCAGATTGATAAAAGAAACCAGGGAGTTGCCCAGAGGGGTTTGGAAAAAGATTTACGTGCCTATTCCAAAGCGAAAATATAAAAGAGTATCAGTTTATGAGAGCCAGCTCAGGTTAAAGGATTGCAAAAACTCATTTCGTCAAATAATAGTAAAAGATCATGGCCGCAGCGAGCCTACTTTTATTTTGACAAACAATACGGAATTGCCCCTTCAAAGTATTTTGGAGGTGTATGCGAAACGTTGGAGGATAGAAAACAAGCTTGCACAGTTAGTGGCGTTTTTCAATCTTAACGCCCTCTCTTCACCACTGATGATTCGGATACATTTTGATATTTTATGGTCAATGATAGCAGATACATTCTATCACAGGTTAGCAAATGATTTACGAAGATTTGAAAATAATCTTGCACCTACAATCTTTAAGAAATTTATTGATGTGCCCGGCAGGGTAGTCTATGATGGCAATAAGTTTTTGATCAAAATAAGAAAAAGAAGTCACACTCCTGTGCTGCTTGGGGTAGAAAAATTACAATCGCCTTTTCACGTGCCATGGCTTAATGGAAAAACTATAGAAATTATTTGGACTGCTTGA
- a CDS encoding IS66 family transposase codes for MKSFKAKLALREKQLFGRKGEKGNKNGPEKGDKKGKRGQRKGTKGHGRRSHKGLPVVEKEYDLAEDEKYCKKCGLSFNEFPGTEDSEEVEYEVLIYRKVHKRRRYTPTCSCNCNPGIITAKGPDKLISGGGYAISFWIKVFLDKYRWQTPTNRLREELEKFQLFVSQGSITGGFQFISGLLKPIEDEIINKNKTETHWHCDETRWTPIFTVSEIIIIIPKIFLFPTLYIFYPFAYFFAS; via the coding sequence ATGAAATCCTTTAAAGCCAAGTTGGCTTTAAGAGAGAAACAGCTTTTCGGCAGAAAGGGAGAAAAAGGAAATAAAAACGGTCCCGAGAAGGGCGATAAAAAAGGCAAGCGAGGGCAAAGGAAAGGAACAAAAGGACATGGCAGGCGAAGCCACAAAGGCTTACCGGTTGTAGAAAAAGAATATGATTTAGCTGAAGATGAAAAGTATTGTAAAAAATGCGGACTTTCCTTCAATGAATTTCCCGGTACAGAAGATTCCGAAGAGGTGGAATATGAAGTTCTAATTTATCGTAAAGTACATAAAAGAAGAAGATACACTCCTACATGCAGTTGTAACTGCAACCCTGGTATTATTACAGCAAAAGGGCCGGATAAGCTTATATCGGGAGGTGGCTACGCAATATCTTTTTGGATAAAAGTGTTTTTAGATAAATATCGTTGGCAGACGCCAACTAATAGATTGAGAGAGGAGTTGGAGAAGTTTCAATTATTTGTCTCACAGGGATCCATTACCGGAGGGTTTCAATTTATTTCCGGTTTGCTAAAACCCATTGAAGATGAAATTATTAATAAAAACAAAACAGAGACCCATTGGCATTGCGATGAGACCCGTTGGACACCGATTTTCACAGTCTCTGAAATAATCATAATAATTCCCAAAATTTTTCTGTTTCCAACACTGTATATTTTCTACCCCTTTGCTTATTTTTTTGCATCTTGA
- a CDS encoding phosphotransferase gives MNENFQEITRKAVGTDIFKIEDIQTLWSGYGKIMRYGLKEGKRNSVVIKYVKLPDQGMHPRGWNTDLSHQRKIRSYQVETTWYRDWAKLCDDGCPVPQSLLLESSQDEFLMVLEDLDASGFPARKDSVTMIEMQVCLKWLANFHSIFMGREPAGLWPMGTYWHLDTRPDELEVLEDLDLKQASTLIDQKLRASPYQTFVHGDAKLANFCFSSDGQEVAAVDFQYVWWSEIKKKRRRPNKDLLQ, from the coding sequence ATGAACGAAAATTTTCAAGAGATTACTCGTAAAGCGGTTGGAACCGATATCTTCAAGATCGAAGATATTCAAACACTCTGGAGTGGTTACGGCAAGATCATGCGCTATGGCCTAAAGGAGGGTAAGAGAAACAGCGTTGTGATCAAATATGTCAAGCTGCCAGACCAAGGTATGCATCCCCGCGGTTGGAATACCGACCTTTCTCATCAGCGTAAGATCCGGTCCTACCAGGTTGAAACTACCTGGTACCGCGACTGGGCTAAGCTCTGTGATGACGGCTGCCCCGTCCCCCAGAGCCTCCTCCTTGAATCATCTCAAGATGAGTTTCTTATGGTACTTGAAGATCTGGATGCCAGCGGTTTTCCTGCTCGCAAAGATTCAGTCACCATGATCGAGATGCAGGTATGTCTTAAATGGCTGGCAAACTTTCATTCCATCTTTATGGGCAGAGAGCCCGCGGGGCTTTGGCCGATGGGTACCTATTGGCACCTGGATACTCGTCCCGATGAACTCGAAGTGCTGGAGGATCTTGATCTCAAACAGGCCTCCACTCTGATCGACCAGAAACTGCGTGCGAGTCCCTATCAAACCTTTGTCCATGGTGATGCCAAACTGGCTAACTTCTGTTTTTCATCAGATGGACAGGAGGTTGCAGCGGTAGATTTTCAATACGTCTGGTGGTCGGAGATAAAAAAAAAGAGGCGAAGGCCGAATAAAGATTTATTGCAATAG
- a CDS encoding nucleotidyltransferase domain-containing protein produces MVKESLIDVEPEHLKLIKKILKRHIVYKTVWAYGSRVNWTASQFSDLNLVVFEVNTVKLGELKEEFAESDLPFSIDIMSWEKIPEKCKNKIREKYVVLQNKSELEGWKECRLGAVILSNVQSINKDYPYNTIQYLDTGSITCGKINSFQELLLEDAPGSAKRLVKHNDIVYSTVRQIQRHYGFITNPPPNVVVSTGFSVIEIKTNLAESLFIYYYLTSTEIVEILDAIADRELEAIFCKRSDKNNVPTSQ; encoded by the coding sequence ATGGTAAAAGAAAGCCTCATTGATGTTGAACCGGAACATCTGAAGCTCATTAAAAAAATTCTTAAACGGCATATCGTATATAAAACCGTGTGGGCTTATGGTTCACGGGTCAATTGGACAGCAAGCCAATTTTCTGATCTTAATTTAGTGGTTTTTGAGGTTAATACCGTGAAACTGGGAGAACTGAAGGAAGAGTTTGCCGAAAGTGATCTGCCTTTTTCCATTGATATTATGTCTTGGGAAAAGATACCTGAAAAATGTAAGAATAAAATCCGTGAAAAGTATGTGGTATTGCAGAATAAATCGGAATTGGAAGGTTGGAAGGAGTGTAGACTTGGGGCGGTAATTTTATCAAATGTCCAAAGTATAAATAAAGATTATCCCTATAACACTATTCAATATTTAGATACCGGGTCAATAACCTGCGGCAAGATTAATTCTTTCCAAGAGCTTTTATTGGAAGATGCGCCAGGTAGCGCAAAAAGACTCGTAAAGCATAATGACATTGTCTATTCAACAGTAAGGCAGATTCAAAGGCATTACGGCTTTATTACAAACCCACCTCCGAACGTTGTGGTTTCAACAGGGTTTTCCGTGATAGAAATCAAAACGAATTTAGCAGAATCATTATTTATATACTATTATCTAACTTCTACCGAAATTGTCGAAATATTAGATGCTATTGCGGATAGAGAGTTAGAGGCAATATTTTGTAAAAGGAGCGACAAGAATAATGTGCCAACGAGCCAGTAA